One region of Kwoniella pini CBS 10737 chromosome 6, complete sequence genomic DNA includes:
- a CDS encoding urea carboxylase, translating to MLTIDSFQRIRKVLIANRGEIACRIIRSCKELGLVSIAIYSKADRSSAHVRLADEAWLLPGNDQTAYITEEDVLDIARKSGANAVIPGYGFLSENDGFAEKVEAAGLTWVGPSSSVITQFGLKHTARELAVQAGVPVISGTDLLKSADEALAAANKIGYPIMLKATAGGGGMGLQICWNESEIEAAFASVTARGATLFKNTSMFMEKYVAKSRHVEVQVFGNGLGGAVHFGERECSIQRRHQKVVEECPSPFVHKRPEMRDRLTSCAVSLASSVNYGSAGTVEFLVDDTDGSFYFLEMNTRLQVEHGITEMCYNVDLVSLMLQQAEMQARGNGGLDIKALQALQKESPTGFAIEARVYAEVPSRNFAPSPGLLQHVDWYEAPGVRVDTWIQSGTNISPFYDPMIAKVIVWDRNSHDQATEKMLSTLTKSKVQGCPTNFQYLAAIVGSEAFKIGDTTTAFLTSDHFKFSPTTVDVISGGAYTTVQDLPARKGVGNGVPESGPMDPISFRVANILVGNDENTEALEVTLVGPELFFHAPAIVAVTGGVVDVTIDGEKADMYSQLLVPAGKKFKLGMVSSGCRSYIAIKGGFPTIPVYLGSKSTTTTLKLGGVQGRHLLPNDSLDLDPSTEEWVKDHQLISIPQSARLDALWRNKWELYVMPGPHDEPEFTTEDDRKVLYETEWKISHNATRSGYRLKGPRLTWAREDGGEGGSHPANVIDEPYSYGGLNWNGDDPVVLPIDAPMAGGLATTTTIVRADFWRLGQCRPGDSIRFKRISWDSALVLRKRSEEYISQIKEFVDGKSVNDLVPINTELPEDWEETILHQTPANAAKKTVEVKYRQAGDCHIHVTYGPMTAKALTRAHIQHRLNNINSGEVEGIIAVIGCARSYCVQFDSLKTTQKEMLHRLVELEESLGSSLEPLPSRIFKFPILLDDPLSKKAVTDYMATVRDSAVYLPDNMEYIAKANGINDRETAAKSVVTCPQLVVEVSFLAGTPLMLPLDPRLVYVAQKYNPVRAFTAEGTFGLGGPLTVIYPLESPGGYQLWGRTLSTWDPHAAKPQFEQPWLLREFDQIQFYEVNQEEFDAIYEQFKTGRLTFDIENTSFDPVAYGKFIESIAEETEEFEKKRNSATKAATQEENRLIAAWREKQAQNAAENGDSSEAEGESIPVIAPMTSSVWKVNVNVGDVVKDGQVVAILEAMKMEIAVRADASMDGKKVKKIVSPPGTVLDPGQVVLSLAA from the exons ATGCTCACCATAGACTCTTTTCAGCGTATACGCAAAGTCTTAATCGCGAACAGGGGTGAAATTGCATGTCGTATAATCAGATCATGTAAAGAGCTAGGCCTTGTCAGTATTGCAATATACTCAAAGGCAGATCGATCTAGTGCACATGTTAGATTAGCGGATGAAGCTTGGTTGTTACCTGGTAACGATCAGACGGCATATATAACGGAGGAAGATGTGCTGGACATAGCAAGAAAGAGTGGAGCCAATGCAGTGATACCGGGATATG GTTTCTTATCTGAGAATGACGGTTTTGCGGAAAAGGTGGAAGCAGCTGGGTTGACATGGGTCGGACCATCGTCAAGCGTGATAACTCAGTTCGGACTCAAGCATACTGCTCGTGAACTTGCAGTTCAAGCCGGA GTACCAGTCATCTCCGGAACAGACCTCTTGAAGTCGGCGGATGAGGCTTTAGCAGCGGCTAATAAGATCGGATATCCT ATAATGTTGAAAGCCACagcaggaggaggaggaatgGGCTTGCAGATATGCTGGAACGAGTCAGAGATAGAAGCTGCTTTTGCATCCGTTACCGCTCGAGGAGCGACACTGTTCAAAAACACTTCAATGTTCATGGAAAAGTATGTTGCCAAGTCGAGACATGTAGAAGTTCAGGTATTTGGGAATGGGTTGGGAGGAGCAGTGCATTTTGGTGAACGAGAATGTAGTATACAAAGGAGGCACCAAAAAGTAGTAGAGGAGTGTCCTTCGCCTTTCGTGCATAAAAGACCTG AAATGAGAGATCGTTTGACGAGTTGTGCGGTATCCTTAGCAAGTAGCGTAAACTATGGAAGTGCAGGAACCGTCGA GTTTCTGGTGGATGACACAGATGGCTCGTTCTACTTCTTAGAAATGAA TACTCGATTGCAAGTCGAACACGGCATCACGGAAATGTGTTACAACGTTGATCTCGTATCTCTGATGCTgcaacaagctgaaatgCAAGCTAGAGGAAACGGTGGACTAGATATCAAGGCCCTACAAGCTCTTCAGAAAGAAAGTCCTACTGGGTTCGCCATAGAAGCTAGAGTTTACGCGGAAGTACCGTCAAGAAATTTCGCTCCTTCCCCTGGTCTTCTTCAGCACGTTGATTGGTATGAGGCGCCTGGCGTTAGGGTTGATACGTGGATCCAATCCGGAACCAACATCTCTCCCTTCTACGACCCCATGATAGCCAAAGTTATCGTGTGGGATCGAAACTCGCATGATCAAGCCACGGAAAAGATGTTGTCGACTTTAACCAAATCCAAAGTACAAGGATGTCCTACAAACTTCCAATACCTCGCAGCCATCGTAGGATCAGAAGCATTCAAAATTGGTGACACGACTACAGCATTTCTCACCAGCGATCACTTTAAATTTTCCCCGACAACAGTTGATGTCATCTCTGGTGGGGCTTACACAACAGTACAAGACTTGCCAGCTAGAAAAGGCGTAGGTAATGGAGTTCCCGAGAGTGGACCTATGGACCCAATCTCATTCAGGGTAGCTAATATCCTGGTCGGAAATGACGAAAATACAGAAGCCTTAGAAGTTACCTTGGTAGGACCGGAACTCTTTTTCCATGCTCCTGCCATCGTAGCAGTTACTGGGGGTGTAGTGGATGTCACTATTGATGGTGAAAAGGCAGACATGTACTCTCAATTACTAGTCCCCGCTGGGAAAAAGTTCAAACTTGGAATGGTATCTTCCGGATGCAGAAGTTATATCGCTATCAAAGGTGGTTTCCCTACAATTCCCGTTTATCTTGGATCCAAATCAACCACTACCACCTTGAAATTGGGTGGTGTACAAGGCAGACATCTGTTACCGAACGATAGTCTCGATCTAGACCCAAGCACCGAAGAATGGGTCAAAGATCATCAGCTCATCTCGATTCCACAGAGCGCTCGATTAGATGCCTTGTGGAGAAACAAGTGGGAGTTATACGTCATGCCCGGTCCTCACGATGAACCTGAATTTACCACAGAAGACG ACCGCAAGGTGCTCTACGAAACCGAATGGAAGATATCCCACAACGCCACTCGATCTGGTTATCGATTAAAGGGACCGAGGCTTACTTGGGCGAGAGAAGACGGTGGGGAAGGAGGCAGTCATCCCGCGAATGTCATCGATGAGCCGTACTCCTATGGTGGTTTGAATTGGAACGGAGATGACCCAGTTGTCCTTCCAATA GATGCGCCTATGGCTGGAGGTCTTGCCACTACAACAACGATCGTCCGAGCGGACTTCTGGCGATTAGGCCAATGTCGTCCTGGTGATTCGATTAGGTTTAAGAGGATATCTTGGGACTCTGCTCTTGTCTTGAGGAAGCGGTCGGAAGAATACATTTCCCAAATCAAGGAATTCGTTGATGGAAAGTCGGTGAACGATCTGGTTCCGATAAATACAGAATTGCCCGAAGATTGGGAGGAGACTATATTACATCAAACTCCTGCTAATGCAGCTAAGAAAACGGTCGAGGTCAAATATAGACAG GCTGGTGATTGTCATATCCACGTCACCTACGGACCTATGACAGCTAAAGCTCTTACTCGAGCTCATATACAGCATAGGCTCAACAACATAAATTCAGGCGAAGTGGAAGGTATAATAGCAGTGATTGGATGCGCTCGAT CGTATTGTGTCCAATTCGACTCGCTGAAAACAACCCAAAAGGAGATGCTCCACAGACTAGtggaattagaagaatcaCTGGGATCGTCTCTAGAGCCGCTGCCTAGTCGGATATTCAAATTCCCAATCTTACTTGATGACCCGCTTTCCAAGAAGGCTGTGACGGACTACATGGCAACGGTTCGAGATTCAGCTGTTTATCTTCCGGATAATATGGAATACATAGCCAAAGCCAATGGTATAAACGATCGCGAGACCGCTGCCAAATCGGTTGTTACTTGTCCTCAACTGGTAGTCGAAGTCAGTTTCCTAGCCGGTACACCCTTGATGTTGCCTCTTGATCCCAG ACTGGTATATGTTGCGCAAAAATACAATCCAGTTCGCGCATTCACTGCCGAAGGTACTTTTGGTTTAGGAGGACCATTAACAGTCA TATACCCCCTTGAGTCACCCGGAGGATATCAGCTATGGGGCAGGACGTTGTCCACATGGGAT CCTCACGCCGCCAAACCGCAGTTCGAGCAGCCATGGCTACTGCGAGAATTTGATCAGATCCAATTCTACGAAGtcaatcaagaagaatttgacGCAATCTATGAGCAGTTCAAGACTGGTCGGTTGACATTCGATATCGAAAATACCTCATTTGACCCCGTTGCGTACGGAAAATTCATCGAATCGATAGCGGAAGAAACCGAAGAATTCGAAAAGAAGCGTAATTCAGCAACTAAGGCTGCTACTCAGGAAGAGAACCGACTGATAGCTGCCTGGAGAGAGAAACAGGCCCAAAACGCTGCTGAAAATGGTGATTCCAGTGAGGCGGAAGGTGAATCCATTCCTGTTATTGCACCCATGACGTCCAGTGTGTGGAAGGTCAATGTCAATGTTGGCGATGTTGTGAAGGATGGCCAAGTGGTAGCTATACTTGAAGCtatgaaaatggaaatcg CTGTGCGAGCCGACGCCAGTATGGAcggaaagaaggtgaaaaaaaTTGTTTCTCCCCCTGGAACTGTTTTGGATCCAGGACAAGTGGTTTTGAGTCTTGCAGCCTAG